Below is a window of Streptosporangiales bacterium DNA.
CGGAGGCGCTGCTGGCGTTGTCGGCCATCTGCTGGTCGCCCTCGATGTAGGCCGTGGTGGCGTTGACGGTCGCCTGGATCACCTGCCCCGTCCGGGCGAACATCTGCGGCAGGTGTTTGGCGTAGTGGTTCGCGAAGTCGCCCAACGCGACGGCCACGATCCCGCCGCCGGTGGTGATCGAGGCGTGGTTGAGGCCGTCCTGGTACACCGCCGCGTCGGTGGCGAGTGTCTCCGTGACGGCCACCGTGCGTTCGATCCCGCGGACGACGCCCAGGACGTCGATGTCGTAGTCCGTCATGAGTAGTCCTCCCGAGGTGGGTACGGCGACGACGCTAGGAGACGTCGCCATACATCGGGTTCAGCTCATCCATAGGTCGCAGGCCGAGACCTATGGCGCCTGTGGCCCATGGCCCGGTGGGGGAGCCGAGGACGAAGGCGATGCCGACGAGGAGGAGGTCTCGGCGCGCCGGTGCCGCCGACGGCGGGAGTACAGCACCGCGCCGGCGAGAACCGCCGTGAGCAGCACGACGCCGGCGACGAGAGCGATGGCGGAGGGCGTGCCGCCGCGTGCCGACACGTCGGCTCCGCCGATGACGCGGATCCTGTTGTTGCCGGTGTCGGCGACGTACAGGGCGCCGTCGGGACCGACCGCGACCTCGCCCGGTTGGTCGAGCTTCGCTCTCCCGGCCGGCCCGCCGTCGCCGGCGAAACCGCCGCCGCCGTGGTGCAGCCCGGGCTGGGTCGGATCAGGACCGGTGCGGGAGAACCTGCCCGTTCCCGCGACGGCACTGATGGTCCCGGTGCGCGGGTCGACCGCGCGGACCCGGTGGTTCTTCCGGTCGGTCAGGTACAGCGTCCCGTCGGGACCGGTGTCCAGTCCGCCGGGCGAGCCGATCTGCGCGGAGGTCGCCGGCCCACCGTCGCCGGAGACGCCGACGCCCGGCGTCACGTACCCGGCGACCGTGGTGATCTCGCCGGTCTCCTGGTCGAGTGCTCGGACGCGAACGGCGCCGGCGTCCGCGATGTACACGGTGCCGTCGGGTGCGACTGCGACACCCGTCGGCCGGACGACCGAGGGACCGGACTCGCCGCTGTACGCGCTGTCGGCGATCGTCGTGCACTCGTCGCCGCCTGGCCTGACCTTGCACACCAGGTCGTCATGGGTGTCGACGACGTACAGCGCACCGTCGGCGCCCACGTCGATGTCGCCGGGCCGCTCGACGCCGATATCCGTGCCCGGCGCGGTGTCGATGGTGCCCTCGTCCAGGTCGACGACCCGGACGACCCCGCCGTCCGACCAGAACCCGTCCTCCGACACGTAGAGCGTGTCGTCCGGGCCCAGGGCCAGTCCCGCGGGGTTGTCGAGGTAGGCGTCCGTGGCCCGCCCGCCGTCGCCGTTGTCCATCTCGTCGTAGCCGGGCGTTTCCGAGGTCCCGGCGACCGTGCGGACGGTGTCGTCGCCTGGCCGGATCATGCGGACCCTGTCGTTGCCCGTGTCGGCGATGTAGACGGTCCCGTCGTCGGCGACGACCACGTCGCCGGGTGTGTCGAGGGTGACCTCGTCGAGGTCGTGCACGTCGCGGTAGAACCAGCCGTCCTCTGTGTCGTCGAGCTCGTCGCGTCGCTTCTCTCCCAGCCGCACGCCGCTGCCGGCGAGCGTGTCGATGGTCTCGGCGGCGGTGCGGTGCCTGGTGTGTCGCGTGCCGCTCGGAGCCTTGTCGACCGCCCTGACCCGGTTGTTGCGCGCGTCGGCGATGTAGACGGTGCCGTCCTCGCCGTACGCGATGCCCATGGACCCCGAGGATGCGGGCCCGGCGAGGTAGGCGCGGGTCGGCGGGCCGCCGTCGCCGAGCGCCCCCTCGGGCGCGCCTCCGGCGACGTGCGTGAGGCGCTTCTCGTCGAGGTCGAGGCGGTGCACACGGTTCTTCGAGTGGTCGACAGCGAACACGTCGTTGGTGGCGATGTAGAGGACGCCGTCGGCACCCGCCGCGAGGTCGGTGGGCTCGCCGAGTCCGGTCGCGCCGTACGGGCCTCCCGTGCCCGCGACTGTGACGATCGTGTCCTTCTCCGGGTCGACGGCGCGGACGCGGTCCTCGTCCGTGTCGGCGAAGTACACGGTGCCGTCCGTGCCGACGGTGAGCCCGGTGGGCTCGACGAACGTGTTCGTGGCCCTCCCGCGGCCGTCGTCGTCCGGCTTCGGGAAGAAGCCGGAACCCTCGTCGCCCGGGTGTCTGACACCGGCGATCGTCTCGATCCTGCCGCTCTTCTTGTCGACCGCACGGATCCGGTAGTTCAGGGAGTCGGCGATGTAGAGCGTGCCGTCCTGGCCGACGGCGACGTCGCGCGGGTAGGAGAGCCGAGCCTTGCGAGCGGGTCCGCCGTCGCCGGAGAAGCTGCCACGCGGACCCGTGCCGCCGCTCCCGGCGACCGTCTCGATCGTGCCTGTGTCGGGGTCGATGGCGCGGACGCGGTGGTTCCCCGCGTCGGCGACGTACAGCGTGCCGTCGGCGCCGACCGTCAGATCGGTGACGCCGTAGAGGCCGTCGTACTCGTCGGAGAAACGCGCCTTCGTGGCGGGGCCGCCGTCGCCGGAGAAACCCGGCTTCCCGGTGCCGGCGATCGTCTCGATCGTGCCCGTCTTCGGGTCGACCGCCCTGATCCGCAGGCCGGTGAGCACGTACAACGTGCCGTCCGGCGCGGTGGCGACGGCCTGGGGATAGCCGACCGCCGCCTTCACCGCCCGTCGTCCGTCGCCCGCGAATCCCGCGTCGCCGGTCCCGACCACGGTGGTGATGGCGAGCCGGTCGGACGAGGGCGCGCCGGCGAGATCCGCCCGTGCCGCCTCGACCGGCGCCGCGACGAGGAGGCAGGCCGCGAGCATCATGCCCACGGAGACGTTCACCGGCGGAACTCCCGCACGACGGCGCGCGTGGTGGACTCGCGCTCTTCGTAGTCGCGGACGAGGACGATCGTCCGCCCGACCCGTACGATCCGCCGACTGCTCAGGAGGCCCGCCGTGAACTCCTCGTCGGCGCCGACGTCCGAGGCGGCTCCGTCCAGGAGCGCGTCCGCCTCGCGCGCCGTGGCGGCCACCCAGAGGACGCGTACCTCCGTCTCGCCGCGTCCGCACCCGGGACGCGCGACGGTGTTGCCACCGATCCGCAGGGGTGGATCGGGCTCGTCGGTGCGCGACTCCCAGTCCTCAAGCCGGATGCCCCGCAGCAGGGCACACGCGTCCGGCCAGTCGCGCGCGGGCACGCCGCCCAGCTCGGTCGGTTCTCTCGTCCCCGTCGACGCGTACGAGGTGAGCTCCAGCCGCGCGTCCGGGACGTCTCGCGGCGGCGTCGCGACGGCGAACAGCCGCCCACCTGCCGCGCCGACCAGGGCGGGTGACCGCGGCGCGGGCTGTCCCGCGCGCGCCGGCAGCATGCTGTACGGGAGCGGTGCGAGGTGCCACTCGTTCGCCCGGACGTCGAAGACCGAGAGCCCCGCGGGCAGCAGCTGACCGGTGCCGTCGAGGGTCGGACGGAGTGCGTAGAGCCGCGTGCTGTCGGAGACGTACGCCGGGTCACCCGCCGGGTCGCCACCCGGTGCAGCGAGGCCTGACCAGACTCGGCCGTCGCGCGGGTCTACCACCGCGAGTCTCGACCGGCCGTGCTCGTCGTCGTACGGCAGCACGACGCGACCCGCGGCGGACAGTGGTCGGCACGGGAGGCAGGACGTGCCCGGTTCCAGCCGGAACAGCCGGCGGCCGTTGCGCCCGAGCAGCGTGGGCAGACCGTCCTCCCAGTTCATCGCGCGGGACCCGCCCGTCTCGAGGACGACCACGCCGCCGCTCGTGACCGGCTCGGTGCCGGTCGGCGAGAGCGGCCTGGACCACAGCGCGTCTCCCGTCGCCGCGTCGAGCGCCAGGACGGTCGCGTCGCACAGTTCGGCCAGCAGCACCTCGCCGTCGGGATCCGCGCGCGCGTCCTCCGACCCGTCGACCGGTGCGCAGCCGTCGCCCGACCAGCGATGCAGGCGCGTGGCCCACCGTTTCTCACCCGTGCGCGCATCGACGCCGAGGCGTTCCGGTTCGCCTCCGGGCTCGACGGCGACGATCCCGTCCGCGGCATCGGCCGACTCGCCCATCGTCCGGGAGCCGTCGTCGCCGTGGTGGGTGAGCCGCCATTCGTCGGGCGACGTCCAGAGCCGATCGCCGGTGGCCGCGTCGAGGCCGACGAGGCGTACGCCCAGGTCCCCGTGAGTCTCGACGACGACCGCGCCCGCCGTCACCGCGAGCCCCCAGAGGGTGCGGCCGGGCTCGCGGTAGTGCCAGCCGTTCTCGCCGGTGCGCGCGTCGTACGCGCGCAGCCCGTCGGGGGAGGTGACGACGACGTGCGTTCCCGCGAGATAGGTCTCGCCACCGAGCTCTCCGGCGAGGGGCAGGTGCCGTCGCCACTCCCGACGGAACGTGCCCGCCGCCGGTCCGTTCGCCGGCAGTGCCCGGGCGGCGTCGACGGCGCGTTGCTCGACCTCGATCGTGGGACGCGTGACGTGGTCGTGCGCGCTGCCGGCGGCGAGCCAGCCGACGCAGAGGACGACCAGGGCGGCGGCCACCCGACGCAGTCGCCTGCCGTCGCGGAGCTGCGGAGGCAGGCCGCCGGGCTCGAGGAGCGGGCCCGTCACGGCGCGTGCGCGCATGCGTTCCGCACCACGGCCCTCGCGACGACGTCGGCGTTGTACTCGGAGATCCGCCCCGGCCGTTCCGGCGACGCCGCCGGGGCGGCGGCGGCGGACCGCGCCCCGACGACGACGGCGGAACGGCCGGCGAACCCGACGGCACCGATCGCGGCGCGGCAACGTCGCAGGCGGTGCATTTGCGAGCCGAACCTCCACCCGTATGGTCTAGACCAGGTGGACGGTAGAGACCGGCGGCATAGGTCGGCTATAGGTTGGGCACGGCGGGAGGTAGCGGTGGCGGAACCGACGCAGTGCCGGATCCTCGGGCCGCTCGAGGTGCTCGTGGGAGGCCGGCCCGTCGCCCTGGGTGGCCGCCGGCCGCGTGCCCTCCTCGCCACCCTGCTGCTCGACGCGGGTCGGGTCGTCCCCACCGAGCGGCTGACAGCGGCGGTCTGGGGCGACGAGCTGCCCGGGTCGGTACGCGCCCAGGTGTCCATCCATGTGTCGGCGCTGCGCCGCGCACTGGAGCGCGCGGGATGCGCGCATCCGATGATCGAGACCGTCCCCGGCGGATATCTCGTACGGACCGACGCGCTGCGCCTCGACGCCGACGAGGCGCGCCGGTGCCTCGACGAGGCGAGGGACGCCGTCGACAAGGGTTTCGTCGACAAGGCCGCCGAGCTGTTGCGCTACGCGCTGTCGTCGTGGCGCGGGCCCGTTCTCGCGGAGCTCACGGGCTCCGACATCACCGGGTCGAGCCTCACGACCGGGGCGGCCCGGCTGGAGGAGCTGCGGCTGACGATCGCCGAGGAGTGGGCCGACGTCGAGCTCGGCCGCGGCGGCCACCGCGCGGTGAGCGGCGAGCTCCGTGCGCTGGTGGCGGAGCATCCGCTGCGCGAGCGCCTGCGCGCCCGGCTGATGCGGGCGCTGGCGGAGTCCGGCCGGCAGTCCGAGGCCCTCGACGCGTACCGCGAGGGGCGCCGGGTGCTCGTGGACGAGCTCGGCGTCGAGCCGGGCGCGGAGCTCAGGCGGGTCGAACAGGCCGTCCTCACCGGCGAGATCGGACCGGCGACGCGACCGGACGAGAGCACGCCAGGTGGGCCGGCGTCCGGCGACACCGTGCCCGCTCGAGACGACGCCGTGCCGAGCAGTCTCCCGCGCGACGTCGCCTCGTTCACCGGTCGCGCCGCCGAGGTCGAACGGCTGGGCGAGCTGATCCGCGACGGTGGAGCCCTGGCGATCGCGGGAGCCGGCGGAGTCGGCAAGTCCGCGCTCGCGATCCATCTCGCCCACCTCGTGGCCGACCGGTTCCCCGATGGTCGGCTGTACGTCGACCTCCACGGCTCCACTCCCGACGGCGTGCCGCTCGAGCCCGCCGCGGTGCTCGTCAGCTTCCTGGGGGCACTCGGCGTCCCGACGTCGGCGATCCCGTCGGGCGACGACGAGCTCGACGCGATGTTCCGCAGCCTCACCCACCGCAGGCGGCTGCTCGTGGTCCTCGACAACGCGGCCGACGCGCGCCAGGTCAGGCGCCTCATGCCCGGCGGTCCCGGATGCGCCGTCGTCGTCACGAGCCGTCGCGTCCTCGGGGCGCTCGACAGTGCCACCTCACTGACCCTCGACGTGTTCGACGACGACGACGCGCACGAGTTGCTGGCGCGGATCGCGGGCCGCGAACGCGTCGAGACCGAGCCCGGCGCGACCGCCGACGTCGTGCGCATGTGCGAGCGGCTGCCGCTCGCGCTGGCCCTCGCCGCCGCTCGGCTCGCCTCCCGTCCCTCGTGGTCGGTGCGCGACCTCGCCGACCGGCTCGCCGGCGAGCACGGGCGGCTCTCCGAGCTCACCGTCGACGACCAGGGCGTGCGGGCCAGCTTCATGGTCAGCTACGCCGACCTCGACGATCCGCACACCGGCCGGATGTTCCGCCTGCTCGGTCTGCTCGACGGACTCGATGTCGGCGTCCCGGTGGCGGCGGCACTGGCCGACGTGTCCGAGGACCGCGCCGAGGAGGTGCTCGACCGACTGGTCGACGCCCAGCTCGCGCAGACCCGTGCACCCGGGCGCTACCACATGCACGACCTGCTCCGGCTGTTCGCGCACGAGCGCGCGGTGGCGGAGGAGACCGAGGAGGCGCGCGTGCGGGCCAGGCGGCGGGCGGTGCACTGCTATGTCGGCACCGCGTTGACCGCCTCGTCGATCGTCGCGCCGTCCTACGCCTGGCGCACGGATCTCGCCCCCACTACCCTGACGCACCCGGGCGTCGCCCTGACGTCCGTCGCCGACGTCAACGCGTGGGTGGAGGTCGAGCGCGACAATCTGATCGCCGCGGCACGGCAGGCCGCGAGCGGTGACGAGCCGGGTGTCGCGATGTCGCTCGCGGCCGCGCTCGATGCTCCGCTGGAGTACCGAGGGCGGTGGCGCGAGCAGCTCACCGTCGGCGAGATCGCCCTGCAGGCGGCGACCCGCACCGGCGATCCCCGTCACCTCGGTCTCGCCCACAACGACCTCGGCTGGGCGTACAACACGCTCGGGTACTTCACCGAGGCACTCGACCACCTCGAGCAGGGGCTGGCGCGGTGGCAGTCGGTCGGACACCGGGAGGGTGAGGCGTTGACCCTGCATGGCATCGGTGTGGTCTGCCGGTCGCTCGGTCGGCTCGACCGCGCCCTCGACTGTCTCGGCCGGGCGAGCCGGCTCGGCGATCCGGGACGCGCGGCAACCTGCCTGACCTCCACCGGGCTCGTCTACCACCGCCTCGGTCGCCTGACCGAGGCCGTCGCCGCGCACGAGGCGAGCGTCGCCCTCGCGCGTGAGAAGGGGACCATGCGCACCGAGGTGATCGCGTTGGGCAACCTCGCCGAGGCGCACCGGCTCGCCGGTACGGCCGACCGGGCCGTCGCCACCTTCCGCGAGGCGCTCGCCGCCGGACGCGCCACCGGCTACGCCGGCACCTACTGGGAGGCCGAGCACCTGTGGGGCCTGGGACGCGCGCTGCACGACCTCGGCATGGACGGGTGCGACTCGTGGCAGCGGTCGGCGGCGATCCTGCTCGCCCTCGGCCTGGTCGGCCCGGAGGAGGCCGCCGAGATCGAGCGCAATCCGGATCCCGAGACCCCGGCGGCGATCATCGGGCAGCTCTAGCAGATGACGACGGTCGAGCTCTCGATCCTCGGGCCGCTGGAGGCGTCGGTCGACGGACGCGCCGTGCACCTGGGCGGGCCACGTCCGCGGCTGGTTCTCGCCGCTCTCCTCCTCGACGCGGGTCGGGTCGTGCCCGTCGAACGACTGGTCGACGCGGTGTGGGGCGACGAGCCGCCGGCGTCCGCGCGGGCGCTGGTGACCGTCCACGTCTCCGCGCTGCGCAAGGCGTTCATGCGGGCGGGGTGCGACGACGAGGTGATCGAGACCGCGAGCGGCGGCTACCGCGTGCGCGTCGACGCCGTCGGTGTCGACGCGCTGCGGGTCGACGACGCGATCGCCGCCGCACGGTCGGCAGTCGAGTGCGAGCGTCACGACGAGGCCGCCGCGCTGCTGCGCGCGGCACTTGCGCTGTGGCGAGGGCCCGTGCTCGAGGCGTCCCGCCCGGCGGGCAACGACGCTGGCGTCGCGCGGTACGACGAGCTGCGCGTCGTCGCGCTCGAGGAGTGGGTCGAGGCGGAGCTCGCGCTTGACCGGTACCGCGAGGTGCTCGGCGACCTCACGTCGCTGGTGGCGGAGCACCCGCTGCGCGAACGTCCGCGCGCTCAGCTGATGCTCGCCCTGTGGCGGTCCGGTCGCCCGGCGGACGCCCTCGACGTGTACCAGCAGGGCAGGCGGCTCCTCGTCGACGAGCTCGGGCTCGAGCCGGGTGCACCACTCAGGGAGCTACACGAGGCGATCCTCAGGGACGAGGCACCGGCGGAGCCCGACCCGGACGCCGACACCGCGGCACCGGAGCCGCGGCCCGCCGAGCTGCCGCCGGCCGTCCCGGCGTTCACCGGTCGGGCCACCGAGCTGGCGGCGCTCGACTCGTTGCTCGACCAGCGGGGGAGGCATCTACCGGTCGCGGTCGTCAGCGGTGTGGCCGGGGTCGGCAAGACCTCGCTCGCGGTCCACTGGTCGCAGCGGGTCGCCGAGCGGTTCATCGACGGCCAGCTCTTCGCCGACCTGCGCGGGCACGATCCCGACGCGGAGCCGGTCACGGCGGAGGCGGTGCTGGAACGGTTCCTGCGGGCACTCGGCGTGCCCGGCGAGCGGATCCCGGCGGCAGCGGAGGACCGTACGGCACTGTTCCGCAGCGTCCTCGACGGCCAGCGGGTGCTGATCCTGCTCGACAACGCCGCGTCCGCCGCGCAGGTCAGGCCGCTGCTGCCGGGATCGCCCGGCTGTTGCGTGGTGGTGACGGCGCGCAGGCGGCTGGAGGGCCTCGTCGCGGCGGAGGGCGCGCTGTCCGTGCCGGTGGGCGTGATGGACGAGCACGACGCGTCCGACCTGCTCGCAGGTGTCGTCGGCACGGACCGGATGCGAGCCGAGCCGGACGCGGCCGCGCGGTTCGGTGCGCTGTGCGAGGGGCTGCCGCTCGCGCTCCGCATCGCCGCGACCCGGCTCGCGTCCCGCCCGGCCTGGTCGGTCGCCGACCTGGTCGACCGGTTGAGCGACGAGCAGGGCCGGCTCGACCAGCTCAGCAGGGACGAGCTCCAGGTGCGCGGCAGCTTCGCGCTGTCGTACCGGGAGCTGTCGGCGCGAGCGACGGTCGGGTTCCGGCGGCTCGGCCTGCTCGACACCCCGGGCGGGTTCGCGCCCTGGCTGCTCGCGGCCGTGGTCGACGGCACGGTCGCCGACGCGGACGAGCTGTGCGAGGAGCTCGTCGACGCCCAGCTGCTGCAGCCGCTCGGGCTCGACATCGCCGGCCAGTCGCGGTATCGGTTCCACGACCTGATCCGGCTGTTCGCGCGGGAGCGGGCCGAGTCGGAGGAGACAGCCGAGGACCGCGCCGCCGCGCTCGACCGGGCGTTCGGGGCGATGTTCGGCCTGACCGGCCTCGCCCGGCTGGCCGAGCAGGGTGACAGTGCACCCGTCCGCCTCCACGGCGATGTCTCCGCGTGGCTCCCGCCCGACGCCGAGATCACGGATCCGGTCGCGTGGCTCGAGGCCGAGCGAACGAACCTGGTCGCCGCGGTCGCCCACACCGCGGATCTGGGCTGGACGCAGGTGTGCTGGAGCCTCGTCGTCCGGCTCGTCTTCCTGTTCGAGTGGGGCTCGTACCACGACGACTGGCGCGTCGCCGCCGACCGGGCGCTCGGTTCCTGCCGGCGGGTGGGGGACCGCCGCGGCGAGGCGGCGATGCTGTACGCCCTGGGCGTGCTCGCCCTGCACGAGCGGAAGCTCGCGGAGGCGACCGAGCCGCTCACCGCGGCGCTGGAGTTGTCCGAGGGCCTCGGCGACGACCTGGGCGTCGCGCTGGCCCTGCGGCACCTGGCGACCGTCCACAGCCTCCAGGGCGAGCTCCCGCTGGCGCAGCGGGGCTTCGAGCGGGTCGGCGCGCTCCTCGACGAGATCGGCGACCCGTACATGGTCCGGCAGACGGCTGGCTTTCTCGCCCACGTCCACATGCTGGAGGGCCGGCTCGGCACGGCGGAGCGCCTGCTCGTCGACGCGCTGGCGACGCTGCCCGTCCGCGAGGGTCTGCTCGAGGCGCAGCTGAGCAAGCGGCTCGCCGAGGTCTACCTGCGGCAGGGGCGCGGCGCCGACGCGGTCGCGGCGGCCGAACGTGCCCTGGGGCTCCTCCACCGCGACCCGGTCGGGGAGGCCTACGTCCTGCATGCGCTGGGCGAGGCGAAGCACGTGGCGGGCGACGATGTCGAGGCCGCGGTCGCGCTGGGTCGAGGCCTCCGTGTCGCGCGGCAGGTGGGCGAGCGCCTGATCGAGGGCCGTATCCTGCTCGCCCTCGGACACCTCGACACCCCGGACGCCGTCGACCACCTGCGCGAGGCCGTGGAGGTGTTCGGTGCGATCGACGCCTGGACGTGGCACGCACAGGCGGTCGAGGCCCTGTCGTCGCGCGCGACGACGCCTTTAGCGGATCTATGACGACCGTTCGTACGCTCACCGCCAGACGTCCGGTACCGGGAGGAGATCGATGCGCGGCCGCAAGGCCATGTCCGCCGTGGCGGTAGTGGCCGCACTCACGGCGGCCGGCTGCGAGGGGGACCAACCGGACGAGGCGAACACGCCCACGCCGCTGGCGTCCGGGAGCTACGGGGCGGGTGAGCGGACACCAGGATCCGTCACCGACCTGTGCGACGCGGTCTCGGCGAAGTCCCTCGACCGGCTCGGGGTCGAAGCGACCACGGAGCAGGCGTCGCCGCGGTGCGCGTGGCGGGAGGGTGACGACGACTCCCGCTGGCAGGCCGACCGGGAGCTCACGGCCGAGATCCAGGCCTACCAGCAGCCCGTGACGCGGCGCGAGAGCTCGGCGACCGACGAGGCGAAGCACCGGTTCCGCCGGTTGCCCGGCTGGGAGGGCTCGCGGGCGATTCCGGTCCGTGGACTCGGCGACGAGGCCAGGCTCGCTCGTACCTGGACCCCGTCGCACAAGGAGGCGAGCGTCTTCCTCGCGGTGCGGGTGCGCAACGTCGTCGTCGACGTCCACATGACGGCCGAGTCGGTCCTCGAACCCAGCCACGGCCAGGTCCCGCCCGTGGGCGAGCTCGAGGCGGGGGTGCTGGCGGCCGTGCGTGACCTCCTGGGCGAGCTCGGCGCGCGTCGCGCGTCGCCGACGGTCATGCCGAGCGCCTCACCAGGCGCCGGTGAGGTGAGCAGGGTCGGCGAGGTCTGCGGCGCCGTGGGTGCGGCGCGACGTCTGGCGCCCGGGCTCCGTGCCCGCGACATCAGCCCGCCGCGCACGTCGGCGGCGAGCGGCTGCACCTGGTGGGAGAACGACGGGTACCGCCCGGACCTGACCGTGCAGGTCGAGGCCATCCGGCCGAGCACTCTCACCGGTGAGTCGGCGACCGAGGTCGCACGCCGGCTCACCTTCGCCGCGCGCGGTGAGCCGACGAAGGAGCCGCCCGAGGGTGCCGACGAGGCGAGGATCGACCACTACG
It encodes the following:
- a CDS encoding transcriptional regulator, encoding MTTVELSILGPLEASVDGRAVHLGGPRPRLVLAALLLDAGRVVPVERLVDAVWGDEPPASARALVTVHVSALRKAFMRAGCDDEVIETASGGYRVRVDAVGVDALRVDDAIAAARSAVECERHDEAAALLRAALALWRGPVLEASRPAGNDAGVARYDELRVVALEEWVEAELALDRYREVLGDLTSLVAEHPLRERPRAQLMLALWRSGRPADALDVYQQGRRLLVDELGLEPGAPLRELHEAILRDEAPAEPDPDADTAAPEPRPAELPPAVPAFTGRATELAALDSLLDQRGRHLPVAVVSGVAGVGKTSLAVHWSQRVAERFIDGQLFADLRGHDPDAEPVTAEAVLERFLRALGVPGERIPAAAEDRTALFRSVLDGQRVLILLDNAASAAQVRPLLPGSPGCCVVVTARRRLEGLVAAEGALSVPVGVMDEHDASDLLAGVVGTDRMRAEPDAAARFGALCEGLPLALRIAATRLASRPAWSVADLVDRLSDEQGRLDQLSRDELQVRGSFALSYRELSARATVGFRRLGLLDTPGGFAPWLLAAVVDGTVADADELCEELVDAQLLQPLGLDIAGQSRYRFHDLIRLFARERAESEETAEDRAAALDRAFGAMFGLTGLARLAEQGDSAPVRLHGDVSAWLPPDAEITDPVAWLEAERTNLVAAVAHTADLGWTQVCWSLVVRLVFLFEWGSYHDDWRVAADRALGSCRRVGDRRGEAAMLYALGVLALHERKLAEATEPLTAALELSEGLGDDLGVALALRHLATVHSLQGELPLAQRGFERVGALLDEIGDPYMVRQTAGFLAHVHMLEGRLGTAERLLVDALATLPVREGLLEAQLSKRLAEVYLRQGRGADAVAAAERALGLLHRDPVGEAYVLHALGEAKHVAGDDVEAAVALGRGLRVARQVGERLIEGRILLALGHLDTPDAVDHLREAVEVFGAIDAWTWHAQAVEALSSRATTPLADL
- a CDS encoding PQQ-binding-like beta-propeller repeat protein → MRARAVTGPLLEPGGLPPQLRDGRRLRRVAAALVVLCVGWLAAGSAHDHVTRPTIEVEQRAVDAARALPANGPAAGTFRREWRRHLPLAGELGGETYLAGTHVVVTSPDGLRAYDARTGENGWHYREPGRTLWGLAVTAGAVVVETHGDLGVRLVGLDAATGDRLWTSPDEWRLTHHGDDGSRTMGESADAADGIVAVEPGGEPERLGVDARTGEKRWATRLHRWSGDGCAPVDGSEDARADPDGEVLLAELCDATVLALDAATGDALWSRPLSPTGTEPVTSGGVVVLETGGSRAMNWEDGLPTLLGRNGRRLFRLEPGTSCLPCRPLSAAGRVVLPYDDEHGRSRLAVVDPRDGRVWSGLAAPGGDPAGDPAYVSDSTRLYALRPTLDGTGQLLPAGLSVFDVRANEWHLAPLPYSMLPARAGQPAPRSPALVGAAGGRLFAVATPPRDVPDARLELTSYASTGTREPTELGGVPARDWPDACALLRGIRLEDWESRTDEPDPPLRIGGNTVARPGCGRGETEVRVLWVAATAREADALLDGAASDVGADEEFTAGLLSSRRIVRVGRTIVLVRDYEERESTTRAVVREFRR
- a CDS encoding tetratricopeptide repeat protein translates to MRSREIGLATELSGEGQVPSPLPTERARRRSVRRQCPGGVDGALLDLDRGTRDVVVRAAGGEPADAEDDQGGGHPTQSPAVAELRRQAAGLEERARHGACAHAFRTTALATTSALYSEIRPGRSGDAAGAAAADRAPTTTAERPANPTAPIAARQRRRRCICEPNLHPYGLDQVDGRDRRHRSAIGWARREVAVAEPTQCRILGPLEVLVGGRPVALGGRRPRALLATLLLDAGRVVPTERLTAAVWGDELPGSVRAQVSIHVSALRRALERAGCAHPMIETVPGGYLVRTDALRLDADEARRCLDEARDAVDKGFVDKAAELLRYALSSWRGPVLAELTGSDITGSSLTTGAARLEELRLTIAEEWADVELGRGGHRAVSGELRALVAEHPLRERLRARLMRALAESGRQSEALDAYREGRRVLVDELGVEPGAELRRVEQAVLTGEIGPATRPDESTPGGPASGDTVPARDDAVPSSLPRDVASFTGRAAEVERLGELIRDGGALAIAGAGGVGKSALAIHLAHLVADRFPDGRLYVDLHGSTPDGVPLEPAAVLVSFLGALGVPTSAIPSGDDELDAMFRSLTHRRRLLVVLDNAADARQVRRLMPGGPGCAVVVTSRRVLGALDSATSLTLDVFDDDDAHELLARIAGRERVETEPGATADVVRMCERLPLALALAAARLASRPSWSVRDLADRLAGEHGRLSELTVDDQGVRASFMVSYADLDDPHTGRMFRLLGLLDGLDVGVPVAAALADVSEDRAEEVLDRLVDAQLAQTRAPGRYHMHDLLRLFAHERAVAEETEEARVRARRRAVHCYVGTALTASSIVAPSYAWRTDLAPTTLTHPGVALTSVADVNAWVEVERDNLIAAARQAASGDEPGVAMSLAAALDAPLEYRGRWREQLTVGEIALQAATRTGDPRHLGLAHNDLGWAYNTLGYFTEALDHLEQGLARWQSVGHREGEALTLHGIGVVCRSLGRLDRALDCLGRASRLGDPGRAATCLTSTGLVYHRLGRLTEAVAAHEASVALAREKGTMRTEVIALGNLAEAHRLAGTADRAVATFREALAAGRATGYAGTYWEAEHLWGLGRALHDLGMDGCDSWQRSAAILLALGLVGPEEAAEIERNPDPETPAAIIGQL